In the genome of Streptomyces pactum, one region contains:
- a CDS encoding DNA translocase FtsK gives MASRTSGKGSQSTAGTSKQRAGQSGGAVRKAPAKKAAAGKAPAGKPAAPARKPPAKKAVAKAPPKPAPSPTNGVLRMVRAVWMGLARAVAALFRGIGRGARGLDPAHRKDGVALLLLALALIVAAGTWSSLRGPVGDLVEMLVTGAFGRLDLVVPILLGVVATRLFLHPERPEANGRIVIGLSALVAGVLGQVHIACGSPARADTEAVQDAGGLIGWLFSAPLIYAMGAVLAVPLLVLLTVFGLLVVTATPVAAVPQRLRSLGVRLGLLRDPGYGYGHPEDPVEEEFEEYPPPARRPRRAAAPPAVGPGPAEEEAPARRRRAVPVEPPAAGPPDAVDVAAAAAAALDGAVLHGVQPSPLVAGLSSGISTERGAAVPPARESAPPGAERAGAQAAPSAGAGERTAVVPDLTRSAPEPAEPLPPRAEQLQLAGDITYALPSLDLLRRGGPGKTRSAANDAVVASLTTVFAEFKVDARVTGFTRGPTVTRYEVELGPAVKVERITALTKNIAYAVASPDVRIISPIPGKSAVGIEIPNSDREMVNLGDVLRSADAVGEDHPMVVGLGKDVEGGYVSANLAKMPHVLVAGATGSGKSSCINCLITSVMVRATPDDVRMVLVDPKRVELTAYEGIPHLITPIITNPKRAAEALQWVVREMDLRYDDLAAFGFRHIDDFNAAVRRGKVTPPEGSERELRPYPYLLVIVDELADLMMVAPRDVEDSIVRITQLARAAGIHLVLATQRPSVDVVTGLIKANVPSRLAFATSSLADSRVILDQAGAEKLIGKGDSLFLPMGASKPVRMQGAYVTEEEVAAVVAHCKAQMAPVFRDDVTVGTERKKEIDEDIGDDLDLLCQAAELVVSTQFGSTSMLQRKLRVGFAKAGRLMDLMESRGIVGPSEGSKARDVLVKPDDLDGVLAVIRGEAQP, from the coding sequence ATGGCCTCTCGTACGTCCGGCAAGGGTTCCCAGAGCACGGCGGGCACCTCGAAGCAGCGCGCCGGGCAGTCCGGAGGCGCCGTCAGGAAGGCCCCCGCGAAGAAGGCGGCGGCCGGGAAGGCGCCCGCCGGGAAGCCCGCCGCGCCCGCGCGGAAGCCGCCGGCGAAGAAGGCCGTGGCCAAGGCGCCGCCCAAGCCGGCGCCGTCCCCCACCAACGGTGTCCTGCGCATGGTCCGCGCGGTGTGGATGGGCCTGGCCCGCGCGGTCGCGGCGCTCTTCCGCGGCATAGGGCGGGGCGCCCGCGGCCTGGACCCGGCCCACCGCAAGGACGGGGTGGCGCTGCTGCTGCTCGCCCTGGCGCTGATCGTGGCGGCGGGCACCTGGTCCAGCCTCCGCGGACCGGTCGGCGATCTGGTGGAGATGCTGGTGACCGGGGCGTTCGGGCGGCTGGACCTGGTCGTGCCGATACTGCTGGGCGTCGTCGCCACCCGGCTGTTCCTCCACCCGGAGCGGCCGGAGGCCAACGGGCGGATCGTCATCGGACTGTCCGCCCTGGTCGCCGGCGTCCTGGGACAGGTGCACATCGCCTGCGGCTCCCCGGCGCGCGCCGACACCGAGGCGGTGCAGGACGCCGGCGGCCTCATCGGCTGGCTGTTCTCCGCCCCGCTGATCTACGCGATGGGCGCGGTGCTCGCGGTCCCGCTGCTGGTGCTGCTCACCGTCTTCGGGCTGCTGGTGGTCACCGCCACGCCGGTGGCGGCGGTCCCACAGCGGCTGCGGTCGCTGGGCGTCCGGCTGGGCCTGCTGCGCGACCCCGGGTACGGCTACGGCCACCCGGAGGACCCGGTGGAGGAGGAGTTCGAGGAGTACCCGCCGCCGGCCCGCCGTCCGCGCCGGGCCGCCGCGCCGCCCGCCGTCGGTCCGGGGCCGGCCGAGGAGGAGGCACCCGCCCGCCGCCGCCGGGCCGTCCCGGTGGAGCCGCCGGCGGCCGGCCCGCCGGACGCGGTGGACGTGGCCGCCGCCGCGGCGGCGGCGCTGGACGGGGCCGTGCTGCACGGGGTGCAGCCCTCGCCGCTGGTGGCCGGGCTCAGCTCCGGGATCTCCACCGAGCGGGGCGCGGCGGTGCCGCCGGCCCGGGAGTCCGCCCCGCCGGGGGCGGAGCGGGCCGGTGCGCAGGCCGCCCCGTCCGCCGGGGCCGGGGAGCGCACCGCGGTCGTCCCGGACCTGACCCGGTCCGCGCCCGAGCCGGCGGAGCCGCTGCCGCCGCGCGCCGAGCAGCTCCAGCTGGCCGGCGACATCACCTACGCGCTGCCCTCGCTCGACCTGCTGCGGCGCGGCGGTCCGGGCAAGACCCGCAGCGCGGCCAACGACGCGGTGGTCGCCTCGCTCACCACCGTCTTCGCGGAGTTCAAGGTGGACGCCCGGGTGACCGGCTTCACCCGGGGGCCGACGGTCACCCGCTACGAGGTGGAGCTGGGTCCGGCGGTCAAGGTCGAGCGGATCACGGCGCTCACCAAGAACATCGCGTACGCGGTCGCCAGCCCGGACGTGCGGATCATCAGCCCGATCCCCGGCAAGTCGGCCGTCGGCATCGAGATCCCCAACAGCGACCGGGAGATGGTCAACCTGGGGGACGTGCTGCGCTCGGCGGACGCGGTCGGTGAGGACCACCCGATGGTGGTGGGGCTGGGCAAGGACGTCGAGGGCGGTTACGTCTCGGCGAACCTGGCGAAGATGCCGCACGTGCTGGTGGCCGGTGCGACCGGGTCCGGCAAGTCGTCCTGCATCAACTGCCTGATCACCTCGGTGATGGTCCGCGCCACCCCGGACGACGTGCGGATGGTGCTGGTGGACCCCAAGCGGGTGGAGCTGACCGCGTACGAGGGGATCCCGCACCTGATCACGCCGATCATCACCAACCCCAAGCGCGCCGCCGAGGCGCTGCAGTGGGTGGTGCGGGAGATGGACCTGCGCTACGACGACCTGGCGGCGTTCGGGTTCCGGCACATCGACGACTTCAACGCCGCCGTCCGCCGCGGCAAGGTCACCCCGCCCGAGGGCAGCGAGCGGGAGCTGCGGCCCTACCCGTACCTGCTGGTGATCGTGGACGAGCTGGCGGACCTGATGATGGTGGCGCCGCGTGACGTGGAGGACTCCATCGTCCGCATCACCCAGCTGGCCCGCGCCGCCGGCATCCACCTGGTGCTCGCCACCCAGCGGCCCTCGGTGGACGTGGTGACCGGTCTGATCAAGGCGAACGTGCCCTCCCGGCTCGCCTTCGCCACCTCCTCGCTCGCCGACAGCCGCGTCATCCTCGACCAGGCCGGCGCCGAGAAGCTGATCGGCAAGGGCGACAGCCTCTTCCTGCCGATGGGGGCGAGCAAGCCGGTCCGGATGCAGGGCGCCTACGTCACCGAGGAGGAGGTGGCCGCCGTCGTCGCGCACTGCAAGGCGCAGATGGCGCCGGTCTTCCGGGACGACGTGACGGTCGGGACGGAGCGGAAGAAGGAGATCGACGAGGACATCGGCGACGACCTGGACCTGCTGTGCCAGGCGGCCGAACTGGTGGTGTCCACCCAGTTCGGGTCCACCTCGATGCTCCAGCGGAAGCTGCGGGTGGGCTTCGCCAAGGCCGGACGGCTGATGGACCTGATGGAGTCGCGGGGGATCGTGGGGCCCAGCGAGGGATCCAAGGCCCGGGACGTCCTGGTCAAACCGGACGATCTGGATGGAGTGCTCGCGGTGATCCGTGGGGAGGCTCAACCGTGA